From the genome of Prevotella herbatica, one region includes:
- a CDS encoding sensor histidine kinase, with protein sequence MKWTDRIRKMKLLLIFVAIVIVALSLVVSHLLIRDLFHEETTRMEVLAQAMRSLSVADDNTDLNLVLKVINENSTIPVIVVDKSGKAQIFRNVDLKGRNYADSLRDATRRAAIMKGSGRFVRISIDDRTHDYIDVCYDDSVILKRLAYYPYVQLGVVFIFVAIVIFALLASKKAEHNMIWVGLSKETAHQLGTPISSLLAWIEIFKEDYPKEPLVPEMEKDVKRLQIIAERFSKIGSLPALCSVNLIDVLNHVIDYMEKRIPSSINLIRDLPDHDVVIMLNTSLFEWVVENLFKNAIDSLSGIKGTITVKVTEFTDIVSIEISDTGKGIKSKDISNVFCPGFTTKKRGWGLGLSLAKRIVEDYHKGKIFVKYSDVGKGTVFCIELPNNPKLISLSSAD encoded by the coding sequence ATGAAGTGGACAGATAGAATAAGAAAGATGAAATTACTGTTGATTTTTGTGGCTATAGTTATAGTCGCATTGTCTCTTGTTGTTTCCCATCTTCTCATTCGCGACCTATTTCATGAGGAAACCACACGAATGGAGGTGTTGGCTCAAGCCATGCGCTCTTTGAGCGTTGCTGATGATAACACAGACCTTAACCTTGTATTAAAGGTAATAAATGAAAATTCTACTATTCCTGTAATAGTAGTAGATAAATCAGGGAAAGCACAGATATTTAGAAATGTTGACTTGAAAGGAAGAAACTATGCTGACAGTCTCAGAGATGCAACACGTAGAGCGGCAATAATGAAAGGCTCAGGTAGGTTTGTTAGAATTTCTATTGATGATCGCACACATGATTATATTGATGTTTGCTATGACGATTCTGTTATTCTGAAAAGGCTTGCTTATTATCCTTATGTCCAATTGGGCGTAGTCTTTATATTTGTTGCAATAGTGATATTTGCTTTGTTAGCTTCAAAAAAGGCTGAACATAACATGATTTGGGTTGGACTGAGTAAGGAAACGGCTCATCAGCTTGGTACTCCAATATCTAGTCTTCTTGCATGGATTGAGATTTTTAAAGAAGACTATCCCAAAGAGCCTTTGGTGCCTGAGATGGAAAAAGATGTGAAACGCTTGCAGATTATAGCTGAAAGATTTTCAAAAATAGGTTCTTTACCAGCTTTATGTTCTGTAAACTTGATAGATGTACTTAATCATGTTATTGATTATATGGAAAAACGGATTCCTAGCAGTATCAATCTGATAAGGGATTTGCCAGATCATGACGTTGTTATTATGCTTAATACGTCTCTATTTGAATGGGTTGTGGAAAATCTGTTTAAAAATGCTATTGACTCATTGAGTGGGATAAAAGGGACAATAACAGTAAAGGTAACAGAATTTACAGATATAGTGTCAATAGAAATATCAGATACCGGTAAGGGCATAAAGTCTAAAGATATTAGTAATGTGTTTTGTCCAGGATTCACAACAAAGAAAAGAGGGTGGGGGCTCGGTTTGTCATTAGCAAAAAGAATAGTAGAAGACTACCATAAAGGCAAAATATTTGTTAAGTATTCAGATGTGGGAAAAGGAACCGTGTTTTGTATAGAACTCCCTAATAACCCAAAGCTAATAAGTTTATCATCAGCGGATTAG
- a CDS encoding beta-ketoacyl-ACP synthase III, with protein sequence MGKINAIITGVGGYVPDYVLNNEELSRMVDTTDEWITTRVGIKERRILTEEGLGTSYLARKAAKQLIQKTGVDPDSIDALIVTTTTPDYKFPSTASIVLGKLGLKNAFAFDFEAACCGFLYSLDVAAAMIQSGRYKKIIVIGADKMSSLVDYTDRQTCVLFGDGAGAVLVEASDDDGYGVQNSYLRTDGQGLPFLHMKAGGSVCPPSHFTVDHRLHYLYQEGRTVFRYAVTDMSDDVTKIMEKNNLKAEDVDWVVPHEANLRIIEAVTKRAGIPMEKVVVNIEHYGNTSAATIPLALWDHESNLKRGDNVIFTAFGAGFVHGASYYKWAYDGGTSSASTK encoded by the coding sequence ATGGGCAAAATCAACGCGATAATCACCGGGGTTGGTGGCTATGTGCCAGACTATGTCCTCAATAATGAGGAGTTGTCGCGTATGGTAGATACAACTGATGAGTGGATCACCACTCGCGTGGGCATCAAAGAACGCCGAATACTCACTGAAGAAGGACTTGGTACCAGTTATCTGGCACGTAAGGCTGCAAAACAGCTGATTCAGAAAACAGGAGTAGATCCAGATTCTATTGACGCACTCATCGTTACCACTACTACCCCAGATTATAAATTTCCATCTACAGCCTCAATCGTATTGGGAAAGCTAGGCTTGAAAAATGCATTTGCATTTGACTTCGAGGCTGCTTGCTGTGGATTCCTTTATTCACTTGACGTCGCAGCTGCGATGATACAGAGTGGTCGATATAAGAAGATAATCGTTATCGGTGCAGATAAGATGTCTTCATTAGTTGACTATACTGATCGTCAGACTTGTGTTTTGTTTGGTGATGGTGCGGGAGCCGTATTGGTGGAAGCAAGTGATGATGATGGTTACGGTGTGCAGAATTCATACCTTCGTACAGATGGTCAGGGACTTCCTTTCCTACACATGAAGGCTGGTGGTTCTGTTTGTCCTCCTTCTCATTTTACTGTAGATCATCGTTTGCATTATCTTTATCAGGAAGGTCGTACGGTATTCCGTTATGCTGTTACTGATATGAGTGACGACGTTACTAAGATAATGGAAAAGAATAATTTGAAGGCTGAAGATGTTGATTGGGTTGTTCCTCACGAGGCAAATCTAAGAATCATTGAAGCTGTAACAAAGCGAGCTGGAATTCCTATGGAGAAAGTCGTTGTGAATATTGAGCATTATGGTAATACCAGTGCGGCAACAATTCCTTTGGCACTTTGGGATCATGAAAGCAACCTTAAGAGAGGTGATAATGTCATCTTTACGGCATTTGGAGCCGGTTTCGTTCATGGTGCATCTTATTATAAGTGGGCTTATGACGGTGGAACCTCTTCAGCGTCAACGAAATAA
- a CDS encoding YceD family protein — protein MVNLESLKIDLKSLEQGATPFEFELDDAFFESLETTEVQRGNLHVSLLVNRTNDYYDLNFHIEGSVMVPCDLCLDDMEQKIDTDNRLAAKFGENYSEDDDLVTVVEDEGILDVAWFIYEFTELNIPIKHVHAPGKCNPAMIKKLQEHSATRSSGEEIENDVDPRWAALSNLKIED, from the coding sequence ATGGTAAATTTAGAATCCTTAAAAATTGACCTAAAGAGCTTGGAACAGGGCGCGACGCCTTTTGAGTTTGAGCTTGATGATGCGTTTTTTGAGTCTTTAGAGACGACGGAAGTGCAACGGGGCAATTTGCATGTTAGTTTGTTGGTTAACAGAACTAATGACTATTATGACTTGAATTTCCATATTGAAGGTTCGGTGATGGTTCCTTGTGATTTATGTCTTGATGACATGGAGCAGAAGATTGATACCGATAATCGCCTTGCTGCTAAATTTGGAGAAAACTACTCAGAAGATGATGACCTTGTGACGGTAGTCGAGGACGAAGGAATACTTGATGTCGCATGGTTCATTTATGAATTTACTGAACTTAATATTCCCATCAAGCACGTGCATGCACCTGGAAAATGCAACCCGGCTATGATAAAGAAGCTCCAAGAGCATTCTGCTACCCGAAGTAGTGGGGAAGAAATTGAGAATGATGTAGATCCACGTTGGGCAGCGCTTTCTAATTTAAAAATTGAAGATTAA
- the der gene encoding ribosome biogenesis GTPase Der, translating to MANLVAIVGRPNVGKSTLFNRLTQSRRAIVSDTAGTTRDRQYGKCSWGSKEFSVVDTGGWVVNSDDIFEDAIRRQVLLATEEADLVLFMVDVTTGVTDWDEDVATILRRAKLPVILVANKVDNSGEYYEAAEFYKLGLGEPQCISAATGGGSGDLLDLVIDKLPQENPEIVEDDIPRFAVVGRPNAGKSSIVNAFIGEDRNIVTEIAGTTRDSIYTRYDKFGFDFYLVDTAGIRKKNKVSEDLEFYSVMRSIRSIENSDVCILMIDATRGIEAQDMNIFQLIQKNNKSLVLVVNKWDLVEDKSQKVIDTFEAAIRSRMAPFIDFPIIFVSAITKQRIFKVLETAKEVYLNRKAHVGTSKLNEVMLPIIEANPPQSLKGKYIKIKYCTQLPNTQIPSFVFYANLPQYVKENYRRFLENKIRETWSMHGCPINIFIRQK from the coding sequence ATGGCAAATTTAGTTGCAATTGTAGGACGCCCGAATGTGGGAAAGTCTACGCTTTTTAATCGTTTGACACAATCACGCCGTGCTATCGTAAGTGATACCGCAGGTACCACAAGAGACCGTCAATATGGTAAATGCTCTTGGGGCTCAAAAGAATTTTCAGTAGTAGATACTGGTGGTTGGGTCGTAAATTCAGATGATATCTTTGAGGATGCTATTCGTCGCCAGGTTTTATTAGCTACTGAAGAGGCAGACCTTGTCTTGTTCATGGTTGATGTAACAACAGGTGTGACAGACTGGGATGAGGATGTTGCGACAATATTGCGTCGTGCAAAACTTCCTGTAATCCTTGTTGCTAATAAAGTTGACAATAGCGGAGAATACTATGAAGCTGCTGAATTCTATAAATTGGGATTGGGTGAACCTCAGTGTATCAGTGCTGCAACTGGTGGTGGATCAGGTGACTTGTTGGATTTGGTTATTGACAAACTGCCTCAGGAAAATCCTGAGATTGTCGAGGATGATATTCCTCGTTTCGCTGTAGTCGGCAGACCAAATGCAGGAAAAAGTAGTATCGTAAATGCTTTCATAGGTGAGGATAGAAATATCGTAACAGAAATAGCTGGTACTACAAGAGATAGTATTTATACACGTTATGACAAGTTTGGCTTTGATTTCTATCTTGTAGACACCGCTGGTATCCGTAAGAAAAACAAAGTTAGTGAGGACTTGGAATTTTATAGCGTCATGCGTTCTATCCGTTCTATAGAAAACAGTGATGTCTGCATACTTATGATAGACGCAACTCGTGGTATAGAAGCTCAGGATATGAACATATTCCAACTTATTCAGAAAAATAACAAGAGTCTTGTTTTAGTTGTAAACAAATGGGACCTTGTAGAGGATAAGAGTCAAAAGGTGATTGATACTTTTGAGGCAGCGATACGTAGTCGTATGGCTCCATTTATTGACTTCCCAATAATATTTGTTTCAGCAATAACAAAACAGAGAATATTTAAAGTTTTGGAGACTGCTAAGGAAGTATATCTTAACCGCAAAGCACATGTTGGAACTTCTAAGCTCAATGAGGTAATGTTGCCAATCATAGAGGCAAATCCTCCTCAGAGTCTAAAGGGCAAGTATATAAAGATAAAATATTGTACACAGTTGCCAAATACTCAGATTCCTTCATTCGTGTTCTATGCTAACCTTCCTCAGTATGTAAAGGAAAATTATCGTCGTTTCCTTGAAAATAAAATACGTGAGACTTGGAGTATGCACGGATGTCCAATAAATATTTTTATCAGACAAAAATAA
- the era gene encoding GTPase Era: MHKAGFVNIVGNPNVGKSTLMNQLVGERISIATFKAQTTRHRIMGIVNSDDCQIVFSDTPGVLKPNYKMQEMMLAFSESALNDADILLYVTDVVETPEKNLDFLEKVKKMSIPVLLLINKIDESDQKKLGDLVENWHALLPNAEILPLSAKNKFGVDILLKRIQELLPESPAYFDKEQLTDKPAKFFVSEIIREKILLYYDKEIPYSVEVRVEQFKEDERKIHINAVIYVERDSQKGIIIGHQGVALKKVNTESRKALERFFDKTIYLETFVKVDKDWRSSQRELESFGYNPE; the protein is encoded by the coding sequence ATGCATAAGGCAGGTTTTGTAAATATAGTGGGAAATCCAAACGTTGGTAAGAGTACTCTGATGAACCAACTTGTAGGCGAACGCATAAGTATCGCTACATTTAAAGCGCAGACTACTCGTCATCGTATCATGGGTATCGTTAATTCTGACGATTGCCAGATCGTCTTTTCTGATACACCTGGAGTCTTGAAACCAAACTACAAGATGCAGGAAATGATGTTGGCTTTCTCGGAGTCAGCTCTTAATGATGCTGATATCTTGCTTTATGTAACCGATGTGGTTGAAACCCCTGAGAAAAACCTTGACTTTCTAGAAAAGGTAAAGAAAATGTCTATTCCTGTATTACTGCTGATAAACAAGATAGACGAGAGTGACCAAAAAAAACTTGGTGACTTGGTAGAGAACTGGCATGCTCTACTTCCAAATGCTGAAATATTGCCTCTTTCTGCAAAGAATAAGTTTGGTGTAGATATTTTGCTAAAACGTATACAGGAATTACTCCCAGAATCTCCTGCTTATTTTGATAAGGAGCAGTTGACAGATAAACCGGCTAAATTCTTTGTAAGTGAAATCATCCGCGAGAAAATTCTTCTTTATTATGATAAGGAAATTCCTTATAGTGTGGAAGTCAGAGTTGAACAATTCAAGGAAGATGAACGTAAAATACATATAAATGCAGTGATATATGTAGAGAGAGATAGTCAAAAAGGTATAATTATTGGTCATCAAGGAGTTGCGTTGAAAAAGGTAAATACAGAATCACGCAAGGCTTTGGAGAGATTCTTTGATAAGACAATTTATCTTGAGACTTTTGTTAAGGTTGACAAGGACTGGCGATCATCGCAGAGGGAACTTGAAAGCTTTGGATATAACCCAGAATAA
- a CDS encoding ABC transporter ATP-binding protein codes for MIEVQHLYKSFEDKSVLNDINAVFDNGKTNLIIGQSGSGKTVLMKNLVGLLNPTSGKVLYDNRDFITMSKNEKVMMRREMGMIFQSAALFDSLTVLENVMFPLDMFSSMNYKERVKRAQECLDRVNLIDAQQKFPGELSGGMQKRVAIARAIVLNPKYLFCDEPNSGLDPKTSLVIDELLSGITKEYSMTTIINTHDMNSVMAIGENILFIYKGNKEWQGTKDDIMSNTNEKLNDLVFASDLFRKVKKAEMAEGK; via the coding sequence ATGATTGAAGTACAACATTTATATAAGTCTTTTGAAGACAAGTCTGTTCTAAACGACATTAATGCAGTATTCGATAACGGAAAGACCAACCTAATTATCGGACAGAGCGGTAGCGGAAAAACAGTTTTAATGAAGAACTTAGTAGGATTGCTAAATCCAACTAGCGGTAAAGTGCTATACGACAATCGCGATTTCATAACAATGAGTAAAAATGAGAAAGTCATGATGAGACGCGAAATGGGAATGATTTTCCAAAGTGCAGCTCTCTTCGATTCTCTCACCGTATTGGAAAACGTGATGTTCCCATTAGACATGTTTTCTAGTATGAATTATAAGGAACGTGTAAAAAGAGCACAGGAGTGCCTAGACAGAGTAAACCTTATTGATGCACAGCAAAAATTCCCTGGAGAATTATCAGGAGGTATGCAGAAGCGTGTTGCAATAGCAAGAGCTATTGTCTTGAATCCAAAATATCTTTTCTGCGACGAACCTAATTCCGGACTTGATCCTAAGACATCTCTTGTTATTGATGAATTGTTATCAGGAATAACAAAAGAATACAGTATGACAACTATCATCAATACCCATGACATGAATTCAGTTATGGCCATTGGTGAAAACATATTGTTTATCTATAAAGGTAATAAGGAATGGCAAGGCACTAAAGACGACATCATGAGCAATACAAATGAAAAGCTCAACGACCTTGTCTTCGCCAGTGACCTATTTAGAAAGGTAAAGAAGGCAGAAATGGCTGAAGGAAAATAA
- the rpmF gene encoding 50S ribosomal protein L32, with product MAHPKRRQSKTRTLKRRTHDKAVAPTLAVCPNCGAYYVYHTVCPTCGYYRGKVAVVKEVAE from the coding sequence ATGGCACATCCTAAAAGAAGACAGTCAAAGACTCGTACACTTAAGAGAAGAACTCATGATAAGGCAGTAGCTCCTACATTGGCAGTATGCCCAAATTGTGGCGCTTACTATGTTTATCACACAGTATGTCCAACTTGCGGTTATTATAGAGGCAAGGTTGCTGTTGTTAAGGAAGTAGCAGAATAA